The following coding sequences are from one Cenarchaeum symbiosum A window:
- a CDS encoding Mg-dependent DNase (COG0084), with protein sequence MHRIYDAHVHLSDPEYEGQLDSMITGMKRTGITACCVSMDEIDSRAVLDMAIPGTILPFVGIHPERAPGDPEAISTMLDEYSGSISGIGEIGLDPSYCTSDEDTKNQVDTFKHLLDLAEKHSKPVSIHSRGSLDDILDMLESYSLRACLHWFDGNKRSLKRALDMGLYVSYGPLAVYAAEKRSLLSRTDRDRILVETDGPVRFSRCFGRRPAHPSMVPSVIFAASAAIGTEYGETCRILEANSRRYLGV encoded by the coding sequence ATGCACAGGATCTACGATGCCCACGTGCACCTCTCGGACCCCGAATATGAGGGCCAGCTGGACAGCATGATAACGGGCATGAAGAGAACGGGGATCACCGCCTGCTGTGTATCCATGGATGAAATAGATTCCAGGGCGGTGCTCGATATGGCCATCCCGGGGACCATCCTGCCCTTTGTGGGTATACACCCCGAGAGGGCGCCAGGCGATCCAGAGGCGATATCTACAATGCTTGATGAATATTCAGGGAGCATATCCGGGATAGGCGAGATAGGCCTGGACCCTTCATACTGTACGTCCGACGAGGATACGAAAAACCAGGTGGATACCTTCAAGCATCTATTGGACCTGGCTGAAAAGCACTCCAAGCCCGTATCGATACATTCCCGGGGGAGCCTTGATGATATACTCGATATGCTTGAATCCTATTCGCTAAGGGCGTGCCTGCACTGGTTTGACGGGAACAAGCGCAGCCTGAAAAGGGCGCTCGACATGGGCCTGTACGTATCGTACGGGCCCCTTGCGGTATACGCGGCAGAAAAAAGATCGCTGCTATCCAGAACAGACAGGGACAGAATACTCGTCGAGACCGACGGGCCCGTCAGGTTTTCGAGGTGCTTTGGGCGCAGGCCCGCCCACCCGTCGATGGTGCCAAGCGTGATATTTGCCGCATCTGCCGCTATAGGCACGGAATACGGCGAGACATGCCGCATCCTGGAGGCAAACTCGAGGCGCTATCTTGGGGTATAG
- a CDS encoding histone H3 and H4 (COG2036), with translation MTMGSSELGLAAMYRILKKSGAQRVSDESADELRRTIEEIALSIARNAVDMSSHAGRRTVKAEDVRLASRQYTRH, from the coding sequence ATGACGATGGGCTCATCCGAGCTGGGGCTGGCTGCAATGTACAGGATCCTCAAAAAGTCGGGTGCCCAGAGGGTCAGCGATGAATCCGCAGACGAGCTGCGCCGGACCATCGAGGAGATCGCCCTGTCCATAGCGAGAAATGCAGTGGATATGTCCAGCCATGCGGGCCGCCGGACCGTAAAGGCAGAAGACGTCAGACTCGCATCAAGGCAGTATACCAGACACTAG